A genomic window from Tolypothrix sp. PCC 7910 includes:
- a CDS encoding type IV pilus twitching motility protein PilT, with amino-acid sequence MTDLQRPSSSNPPQRNVPPMPPPMPAPPPPTLSTQRQATQTLDMSSYPGVPPAPPPVAPPPPPSAPPPPAAPPAAAHRPGAPPPMPNVPSVKSSVPTLTLEKLIEEAYEKGFSDIHLGVGETPRFRNRGEIEKTNHPETDKDTFVSWMREVLTEAEIKRFEENLEFDGATQYEFARVRINIFDSLKGYAMVLRLIPLKILTMEQLRLPPIFREICHAHKGLILVTGPTGSGKSTTMAAMIDYINKEMPKHIITIEDPIEFVHKSQKSLIKQREVGMHTRKFDNALKAALREDPDLILVGEMRDKETVNTALKAAQTGHLVMGTLHTNSAVKTIERILNLYSGEEQDAMRVAISESLVSVIAQGLCRTTDGKRAAFHDILINTEAIKEWIKDGKYDEITELMKQASFDGMITMNQSLYNLYQDGRITEETALEMSPTPNEMAQFLRGRV; translated from the coding sequence ATGACCGACCTACAGCGTCCATCTAGTTCTAATCCGCCTCAACGTAATGTGCCGCCAATGCCGCCACCAATGCCAGCACCACCGCCACCGACGCTGAGTACCCAACGCCAGGCGACACAAACCTTGGATATGTCAAGCTACCCTGGGGTTCCCCCTGCACCACCACCAGTTGCACCACCACCACCACCGTCTGCGCCACCGCCACCAGCTGCACCTCCAGCGGCGGCGCATCGTCCTGGTGCGCCACCACCAATGCCTAATGTTCCCAGTGTCAAAAGCAGTGTGCCGACGCTGACATTAGAGAAGCTAATTGAGGAAGCTTACGAAAAAGGTTTTTCTGACATTCACCTGGGTGTAGGTGAAACCCCACGTTTTCGTAACCGGGGCGAAATTGAGAAAACAAATCATCCAGAAACAGATAAAGACACTTTTGTCAGTTGGATGCGGGAAGTTTTAACCGAAGCTGAAATTAAGCGCTTTGAAGAAAATCTAGAATTTGACGGTGCAACTCAGTACGAATTTGCCCGGGTGCGGATTAATATCTTTGACTCGCTCAAAGGCTATGCAATGGTATTGCGGTTAATTCCCCTAAAAATCTTAACAATGGAGCAGTTAAGACTACCGCCAATTTTCCGCGAAATTTGTCATGCTCACAAAGGTTTAATTTTGGTAACTGGGCCCACCGGTTCTGGTAAGTCAACAACGATGGCAGCAATGATTGATTACATCAATAAAGAGATGCCTAAGCATATCATTACCATCGAAGACCCTATTGAATTTGTCCACAAAAGCCAAAAGTCTTTGATCAAACAACGGGAAGTGGGCATGCACACCCGTAAATTTGATAACGCCTTAAAAGCAGCTTTGCGGGAAGATCCAGATTTAATTCTGGTGGGGGAAATGCGGGATAAAGAAACAGTCAACACCGCTTTAAAAGCTGCTCAGACAGGTCACTTGGTAATGGGAACACTGCACACCAATAGTGCTGTAAAAACTATTGAACGGATACTTAACCTGTACTCTGGGGAAGAACAAGATGCTATGCGGGTGGCAATTTCCGAGTCTTTAGTATCTGTAATTGCCCAAGGCTTATGCCGGACGACAGATGGTAAGCGCGCAGCATTCCACGATATCCTGATTAATACTGAGGCTATTAAAGAATGGATTAAAGATGGGAAGTATGACGAAATTACCGAACTCATGAAGCAAGCCAGCTTTGATGGCATGATCACGATGAATCAGTCGTTGTATAACCTATACCAAGATGGACGGATTACTGAGGAAACAGCCTTAGAAATGTCACCGACTCCTAATGAAATGGCTCAATTCCTCCGAGGACGAGTTTAG
- the wecB gene encoding non-hydrolyzing UDP-N-acetylglucosamine 2-epimerase, translated as MTNQKRVYIILGTRPEAIKLAPVIQVFQRSQDFESQVILTGQHREMVEQVMQLFNLKADGNLEIMQPQQSLSDITCRSLRGLETLFKENKPDLVIVQGDTTTAFAAALAAFYQKIPVGHVEAGLRTDELFNPYPEEANRRLISQITQLHFAPTPLAMENLQRSGVLGEIHLTGNTVIDALLNVAAIEPACNIPGLDWSSYRTLLATVHRRENWGEPLQGIAQGFLQILDKFPDTALLLPLHRNPTVREPLQALLGNHPRIFLTEPLDYKELVGAIARSHFLLTDSGGLQEEAPSLGKPVLVLRETTERPEAVTAGTAKLVGTETENIVAAAAELLSNPIAYDAMANAINPFGDGKASDRILQIVKNYFQSH; from the coding sequence ATGACTAATCAAAAACGAGTTTATATAATCTTAGGTACTCGTCCAGAAGCAATTAAACTAGCTCCTGTAATTCAAGTCTTTCAAAGGTCACAAGATTTTGAGTCACAAGTAATTTTGACTGGACAACATCGTGAAATGGTTGAGCAAGTAATGCAGCTGTTCAACCTAAAAGCAGATGGAAACTTAGAGATTATGCAGCCTCAACAATCTTTAAGTGATATTACCTGTCGCAGTCTGCGCGGTTTGGAAACGTTATTTAAAGAAAACAAGCCAGACTTAGTCATAGTACAGGGAGATACTACAACAGCTTTTGCTGCTGCTTTGGCAGCCTTTTATCAAAAAATTCCTGTAGGCCATGTAGAAGCCGGATTAAGAACTGATGAATTATTTAATCCCTACCCAGAAGAAGCTAACCGTCGCCTAATTTCGCAAATTACGCAATTGCACTTTGCACCCACGCCACTGGCTATGGAGAACTTACAACGTTCTGGTGTGTTGGGTGAAATTCACTTAACCGGTAATACGGTAATTGATGCGCTGTTAAATGTAGCTGCAATTGAGCCAGCTTGCAATATTCCCGGTTTAGACTGGTCATCATATCGCACATTGCTGGCTACAGTTCATCGCCGGGAGAATTGGGGAGAACCACTACAAGGAATTGCTCAGGGGTTTTTACAGATATTAGATAAATTTCCTGATACGGCGCTACTGTTACCTTTACACAGGAATCCTACAGTTAGGGAACCATTACAAGCGCTTTTAGGGAATCATCCCCGCATATTTTTAACAGAACCTTTAGATTATAAGGAATTAGTCGGCGCGATCGCGCGATCGCATTTCTTGCTGACTGATTCTGGTGGTTTGCAAGAAGAAGCACCCAGCCTTGGTAAGCCTGTACTAGTTCTGCGAGAAACCACAGAAAGGCCAGAAGCGGTGACGGCGGGTACAGCTAAACTTGTGGGAACTGAAACTGAGAATATTGTGGCAGCCGCGGCGGAGTTACTCAGCAACCCCATAGCTTACGACGCAATGGCAAACGCCATCAATCCTTTTGGTGATGGTAAAGCAAGCGATCGCATTTTACAAATCGTCAAAAATTACTTTCAATCCCATTAA
- a CDS encoding response regulator: MLSLEQTRLDKLLDEFKTSIKIQYSGRLNVKSSHNFQWTFYYHLGQIVWATGGNHPYRRLYRYVMQNCPHIEMNKLLLHVEDTSSDYWGYRLLEILYKKYQVTLQQIDTIIRGTISEVLFDLAQHLNRASLLYERHQEVILTAPNDFTSSNIIIQQIQESWNIWSKAGLATFSPHLAPIIRKPEQLQQMVSPTVYKNFANLMNGKYTLWDLAVKMNQSILSITRSLLPYIRQGIIELIAVPDFSLPTTELRNSSNFTPLKKLTSPLIACVDDSPQVGKLLQEILISNGFRFINIQEPLQALPILIQHKPDLIFLDLIMPGLNGYELCAQLRRSSALSNTPVVILTGSDGLFDQVRSKVFGATDFLTKPVEVYKVLERVRQYLPDALTANNVVIPQPSSV; encoded by the coding sequence ATGCTGTCTCTAGAGCAAACAAGATTAGATAAATTATTGGATGAATTTAAAACCTCTATCAAAATTCAGTACAGTGGCAGACTCAACGTTAAAAGTTCTCATAATTTTCAATGGACTTTCTATTATCATCTAGGACAGATAGTTTGGGCAACAGGAGGCAATCATCCTTACCGACGTTTGTATAGATATGTAATGCAGAATTGTCCTCATATTGAGATGAACAAATTACTGCTACATGTTGAGGATACCTCAAGCGATTATTGGGGATATCGTCTTCTAGAAATTTTATATAAAAAATATCAAGTTACTCTCCAACAAATTGACACCATTATCAGGGGAACAATATCAGAGGTTTTATTTGATCTAGCTCAACATCTCAATCGTGCTTCGTTACTTTATGAGCGCCATCAAGAAGTAATTTTAACAGCACCTAATGATTTCACCAGTTCAAATATCATTATTCAACAAATACAAGAATCCTGGAATATTTGGTCAAAAGCTGGGCTAGCAACTTTCTCTCCTCACTTAGCACCAATTATTCGTAAGCCAGAACAACTCCAACAGATGGTTAGCCCAACTGTCTACAAAAACTTTGCAAATTTAATGAACGGCAAATATACCTTATGGGATTTAGCCGTAAAAATGAATCAGAGTATATTATCAATAACGCGTTCCCTACTTCCTTATATTCGTCAAGGGATTATAGAACTGATTGCAGTACCTGACTTTTCTTTACCAACTACCGAACTCAGAAATAGCTCTAACTTTACACCATTAAAGAAGCTAACTTCTCCACTCATTGCTTGTGTAGATGATAGCCCTCAAGTCGGTAAATTGCTGCAAGAAATTCTCATCTCAAATGGTTTTAGGTTTATCAATATTCAAGAGCCTCTACAAGCTCTACCCATTCTAATTCAGCATAAGCCAGACTTAATCTTTTTAGATTTGATTATGCCTGGTTTGAACGGATACGAACTCTGCGCTCAGTTACGCAGAAGCTCTGCCTTATCGAACACACCAGTAGTTATCTTAACGGGCAGTGATGGTCTTTTTGATCAAGTTCGGTCTAAAGTTTTTGGTGCGACAGATTTTCTGACTAAACCTGTAGAGGTGTATAAAGTACTAGAGCGAGTACGTCAATATCTACCTGATGCATTAACAGCCAATAATGTGGTAATACCTCAACCAAGTTCTGTCTGA
- a CDS encoding amino acid adenylation domain-containing protein, which yields MPVVSIKDLYQLSSMQQGMLFNNLVAQKPGVDIEQMICLVDEKINVFAFQQAWQRVVERHAVLRTSFDWDSERDPQQCVHRKVIIPLEQQDWHGLSDIEQATKLQAYLQSDRRRGFQLNVAPLMRVALFRLQASVYQFVWTFHHAVLDGRSLSIVIKELFTFYDAFCKGEDLHLPQPRPYQDYIAWLQQQDWSQAESYWRDLLKGFTAPTPLLVDSNPREQSGFGEQAIRLSLKTTGMLQSLAKQHQITLNTLVQGAWAILLSRYSGETDVVFGATRACRYSSVASAESMVGLFINTLPVRVRVSGEKPLLTWLKELRSQWVALREYEHTPLTQVQRWSDVPPGTPLFDSILVFENYELNSALRSQGGRWQNLEFRLEEQTNFSLTLVGYAESELLLKLKYDQKLFDDAKIARMLGHLETLLSSMATNPWQCLGELPLLTADERQQMLVEWNHTQADFAEQLCIHQLFEAQVEQTPNAVAVVCGEEQLTYQQLNCRANQLAHHLQQLGVKPGVLVAVYLERSVEMIPAVLGILKAGGAYVPLEPSFPKARIQLLLSSLQINCLVTQTGLLPSIHELELSALQHLICLDKSAHNQSVWEVGHQQVWNLPYLDKLPTENLPTSVNSDDIAYVIFTSGSTGTPKGVVVRHQPVINLIEWVNKTFNVNSDDRVLFITSLCFDLSVYDIFGLLAAGGSIRVVPSHDVRDPEALLHILCHEPITFWDSAPPALQQLAGFFPKVQASNYHPQLRLVFMSGDWIPVTLPDVLKATFPGVEVISLGGATEATVWSNYYPIGKVEAHWKSIPYGKPIQNAQYYILDDYLNPCPIGVTGELYIGGECLASGYLNQPELTAQKFIPSPFGNSKLYKTGDLARYFSDGNIEFLGRIDHQVKIRGFRIELGEIESVLTQHHSVQETVVLAREDEPGNKRLVAYVVTNGETAPSMNELRRFLQEKLPEYMIPSAFVAIAKIPLTPNGKVDRRALPIPNQRPELEKAFVAPSQAVEIELAQIWSEVLNIQLIGIKDNFFDLGGNSILAVKLFTQIEKKFGQKLPLATLLQSPTIEQLASILSQPNISASWSSLVTIQPGSSAKRPLFLIHALGGNVIGYQTLVRHLGTEQPVYGLQAQGLDGKQAPHTRVEDMASHYIQEIRTVQPHGPYLLGGFSSGGIIAFEMARQLVAQGDRVDLLAMFDTYNPSLYIRNPSLWRTIYVYLLTLLQLRSADRWNYFLAKVDWFNSVLTGKPSSKFDLWNEHSFTEDANPYNMALIETFKQATMADYVPQPYSGKVTLFTTKEILRWCQFKPSRGWYEMAKQGVEIHEVPGTHLGMLAEPSVQLLADKLIVCLEQLKAHK from the coding sequence ATGCCAGTAGTAAGCATAAAAGATTTATATCAGCTTTCATCTATGCAGCAAGGAATGCTGTTTAACAATCTCGTCGCTCAAAAGCCGGGAGTGGATATTGAGCAGATGATTTGTTTAGTAGATGAAAAAATTAATGTTTTTGCATTTCAACAAGCATGGCAAAGAGTTGTTGAACGACATGCAGTTTTGAGAACTAGCTTTGATTGGGACAGTGAACGAGATCCACAGCAATGTGTGCATCGCAAAGTAATCATTCCCCTAGAACAGCAAGATTGGCATGGCTTATCTGATATAGAACAAGCAACTAAATTGCAAGCTTATCTGCAAAGCGATCGCAGGCGTGGTTTTCAGCTCAATGTTGCACCCTTGATGCGTGTAGCATTATTTCGCTTGCAAGCATCTGTCTACCAATTTGTTTGGACTTTTCACCATGCTGTTTTAGATGGTCGCTCTTTATCCATCGTCATCAAGGAATTATTTACCTTTTATGATGCTTTCTGCAAAGGCGAAGATTTACACCTCCCCCAACCTCGTCCTTATCAAGACTACATTGCATGGTTACAGCAACAGGATTGGTCTCAGGCTGAAAGTTATTGGCGAGATTTGCTCAAAGGCTTTACTGCGCCTACACCTTTATTAGTAGACTCAAACCCCCGTGAACAAAGCGGTTTTGGCGAGCAAGCAATCCGACTTTCACTAAAAACTACAGGGATGTTGCAGTCTTTAGCCAAACAACATCAAATAACACTGAATACGTTAGTACAGGGTGCTTGGGCAATACTTTTGAGTCGTTACAGTGGCGAAACAGATGTTGTCTTTGGTGCGACAAGAGCCTGTCGTTATTCTTCTGTAGCAAGTGCTGAGTCGATGGTAGGACTGTTTATTAATACCTTACCAGTCCGAGTTAGGGTTTCTGGGGAAAAACCATTGCTAACTTGGCTAAAGGAATTGCGATCGCAGTGGGTGGCTTTGCGAGAATACGAACATACTCCCCTCACCCAGGTGCAAAGATGGAGCGATGTCCCACCGGGAACGCCTTTGTTCGATAGTATTTTGGTATTTGAAAATTATGAATTAAATTCGGCTTTGCGCTCTCAGGGTGGTAGATGGCAAAACCTGGAATTCCGCCTAGAAGAACAGACTAACTTTTCTCTAACATTAGTTGGGTATGCAGAGTCAGAACTGTTATTAAAACTCAAATATGACCAAAAGCTCTTCGACGATGCCAAAATTGCTCGGATGCTGGGACATCTTGAGACTTTATTGTCCAGCATGGCAACTAATCCTTGGCAGTGTTTAGGAGAATTGCCACTATTAACAGCAGATGAAAGACAGCAAATGTTGGTCGAGTGGAATCATACACAAGCTGATTTTGCTGAGCAACTTTGTATTCATCAACTATTTGAAGCGCAAGTAGAGCAGACACCCAATGCTGTAGCTGTTGTCTGTGGCGAGGAACAACTAACCTACCAGCAGTTGAACTGTAGAGCTAATCAACTAGCCCATCACCTGCAACAACTGGGTGTGAAACCAGGGGTGTTAGTTGCTGTTTATCTAGAACGCTCAGTAGAAATGATTCCTGCAGTACTAGGGATTTTAAAAGCTGGAGGTGCCTATGTGCCATTAGAACCCAGCTTCCCCAAAGCACGCATTCAATTACTGCTGTCTTCTCTGCAAATTAATTGTTTAGTTACCCAAACTGGCCTGTTACCTAGTATCCATGAGCTAGAACTGAGCGCACTGCAACATTTAATCTGTTTAGATAAATCTGCACATAATCAATCTGTATGGGAAGTAGGACATCAACAGGTGTGGAATCTTCCCTATTTAGATAAATTGCCCACAGAAAACTTGCCAACATCTGTCAATTCTGATGATATTGCCTATGTGATTTTTACTTCTGGCTCTACAGGCACACCCAAGGGGGTTGTAGTTCGCCATCAACCAGTCATCAATCTCATTGAATGGGTAAACAAAACATTTAATGTAAATTCTGACGACAGAGTTTTATTTATCACATCCTTATGTTTTGACCTGTCAGTTTATGACATTTTCGGACTGTTAGCCGCAGGTGGTTCAATTCGGGTTGTTCCTAGCCATGATGTCCGCGACCCAGAAGCTTTGTTGCACATTCTCTGTCATGAGCCGATTACATTTTGGGATTCTGCGCCGCCAGCACTGCAACAACTGGCTGGCTTTTTCCCCAAGGTTCAAGCCAGTAATTACCATCCCCAATTGCGACTTGTATTTATGAGTGGTGATTGGATACCAGTCACTCTCCCAGATGTATTGAAAGCAACTTTCCCAGGGGTTGAGGTAATTAGTTTGGGTGGAGCCACGGAAGCAACTGTTTGGTCTAATTATTACCCCATTGGCAAAGTAGAAGCCCATTGGAAGAGTATCCCCTATGGCAAACCCATCCAAAACGCTCAATATTACATTTTGGATGATTACCTCAATCCTTGCCCAATTGGGGTGACTGGGGAATTGTATATTGGTGGAGAATGTTTAGCTTCTGGCTATTTAAATCAACCCGAACTCACAGCCCAAAAATTTATTCCCAGCCCCTTCGGCAATTCAAAATTATATAAAACCGGAGATTTAGCCCGCTATTTTAGTGATGGTAATATTGAATTCCTCGGTCGGATTGACCATCAGGTAAAGATTCGCGGTTTCCGCATCGAGTTGGGAGAGATTGAAAGCGTACTCACACAACACCACTCTGTACAGGAAACTGTAGTTCTTGCCAGAGAGGATGAGCCAGGAAATAAGCGATTGGTGGCTTATGTAGTAACAAATGGTGAAACTGCGCCTTCAATGAATGAATTACGGCGTTTTCTGCAAGAGAAATTGCCAGAGTATATGATACCCTCTGCCTTTGTTGCGATCGCTAAAATTCCACTGACTCCTAATGGTAAAGTAGACCGTCGCGCTCTGCCCATTCCCAACCAAAGACCAGAATTAGAGAAAGCCTTTGTTGCCCCTAGTCAAGCCGTAGAAATTGAATTAGCGCAAATTTGGTCAGAGGTACTAAATATTCAGTTAATTGGCATCAAAGATAATTTCTTTGACTTGGGTGGAAACTCGATACTAGCAGTAAAATTATTTACCCAAATTGAAAAGAAATTTGGTCAAAAACTGCCTCTAGCGACCTTACTGCAATCACCAACCATAGAACAATTAGCTAGCATTCTCAGCCAACCAAATATATCCGCTTCTTGGTCTTCTTTGGTAACTATTCAACCAGGTAGCAGTGCAAAACGGCCTTTATTCTTAATCCATGCCCTCGGAGGGAATGTAATTGGCTACCAAACTCTAGTACGCCACCTAGGTACAGAACAACCTGTGTATGGTTTACAAGCACAAGGGCTAGATGGTAAACAAGCTCCCCACACCAGAGTTGAGGACATGGCATCTCACTACATCCAAGAAATTCGCACTGTGCAACCGCATGGCCCCTATCTGTTGGGTGGTTTCTCTAGTGGGGGAATTATTGCTTTTGAAATGGCGCGTCAGTTAGTTGCTCAAGGCGATCGCGTGGATTTATTAGCTATGTTTGATACTTATAACCCTAGCTTATATATACGTAATCCTTCGCTATGGCGGACAATTTATGTATATTTGCTGACTCTATTGCAACTGCGATCGGCGGATAGATGGAACTATTTTCTTGCTAAAGTCGATTGGTTTAATTCCGTGTTGACTGGAAAACCAAGCAGCAAATTTGACTTGTGGAATGAACACTCTTTTACCGAAGATGCCAACCCTTACAACATGGCATTGATAGAAACTTTCAAGCAAGCCACAATGGCAGATTATGTACCACAACCTTACTCGGGGAAAGTTACTTTATTTACTACCAAAGAAATTTTGAGGTGGTGTCAGTTCAAACCCTCTAGAGGCTGGTATGAAATGGCTAAACAAGGTGTGGAGATTCACGAAGTGCCAGGCACACATTTGGGTATGTTGGCAGAACCAAGCGTGCAGCTTTTAGCCGACAAATTAATTGTTTGTTTAGAGCAGCTAAAAGCACATAAGTAG